Proteins encoded in a region of the Puniceibacterium sp. IMCC21224 genome:
- a CDS encoding tetratricopeptide repeat protein encodes MIPQSTLYNQTILNDDDFVASFVARRDTLETMCRRLKSVGPEDDGQHQILIGTRGMGKTSLLRRMAIEIKRDHDLSDRFVPLMFREEQYNVLRLQDFWRNCGESLAGWAESQGRDDLAEHLDDVVFSSSWDSDDGAAEQFEAEMQALGKRAVLLIDNLDLILDALKDEDRWTLRASLQARGGPILVGAATQSLKETADRDAAFYEFFQPYYLEPLELQETETCMRALANQRGEVGRRVLHVMHTDRARLRVLHRLTGGNPRILALTYRLLETEDSHSAMADLERLLDEVTPYYKARVEEYRTPLQRAIIDAIALHWDPVTTGHLSDITGIPTTTLSPQLTRLRKDGLIERIETSGSYAGHQVVERFLNIWYLMRHGTRRIRQRMRWLVAFLSSFYCKDELEEIGRTARATGRFDLWTREYVHAFEQATQIAPARERLGLKSAGPCHNDMIVADYPASPEAKKAKEMGDTGVSVGRDREGVAALKIFEEVIAHYSDSPDQQVKKQVARAMLNKGITLGQTGDPAAEIETYDALIARYGDSAALPLQEHVARAMLNKAVTLGQIGDPAAEIETYDALIARYGESDALPLQEEVAQAMLYKAVTLGQTGDPAVELEVYDALIARYGESDALPLQEQVARAMLNKAVTLGQTGDPAAALEVYDALIARYGESDALPLQEQVARAMLSKGITLGQTGDPAAEIETYDALIARYGDNDALPLQEEVAQAKVSLANRLIDTGVEGGRTEALLKSVTESHKALAYGNLFWLYVASRELSKARETLPHLEDMPTEGRALMDAALAVQAGNFGDATEHLNKALQGGLVPESWNFTDDLERLLRLSITAGLGERLVDWFEETRLANRYAPIHAALKAAVHGEASLRDVNPETRHAAGLILPRLLPASKPRKGK; translated from the coding sequence GTGATCCCGCAGTCGACGCTCTACAATCAGACCATCCTTAATGACGATGATTTCGTCGCCAGCTTCGTGGCACGCCGCGACACGCTCGAGACGATGTGCCGCCGCTTGAAATCTGTCGGACCGGAGGACGACGGGCAGCATCAGATCCTGATCGGCACGCGGGGGATGGGCAAGACCTCCCTGCTGCGCCGCATGGCGATTGAGATCAAGCGCGATCACGACTTGTCGGACCGTTTTGTCCCGCTCATGTTCCGCGAAGAGCAGTACAATGTGCTGCGACTGCAGGATTTCTGGCGCAACTGCGGGGAATCCCTCGCTGGATGGGCGGAAAGCCAAGGGCGCGACGACTTGGCGGAGCATCTTGACGACGTGGTCTTCTCAAGCAGTTGGGACAGCGACGACGGCGCCGCAGAGCAGTTCGAGGCGGAGATGCAGGCGCTTGGCAAACGGGCAGTTCTGCTGATCGACAACCTCGACCTGATTCTGGATGCGCTCAAGGACGAGGACCGCTGGACCCTGCGCGCCAGTTTGCAGGCGCGGGGCGGGCCAATCCTTGTCGGTGCCGCAACCCAGTCACTGAAGGAAACCGCGGACCGCGACGCAGCCTTCTACGAGTTCTTCCAACCCTATTACCTTGAGCCCCTCGAGTTGCAGGAAACCGAGACCTGCATGCGAGCTCTCGCAAACCAGCGCGGCGAGGTCGGGCGCCGCGTCCTCCATGTAATGCACACCGATCGCGCACGGCTCCGCGTCCTTCACCGGTTGACCGGTGGCAACCCTCGGATCTTAGCCCTGACATATCGCCTTCTCGAGACCGAGGATTCCCACAGCGCGATGGCCGATCTCGAGCGGCTGCTGGACGAGGTCACGCCTTATTACAAGGCCCGCGTCGAGGAATATCGGACCCCCTTGCAACGGGCGATCATCGATGCCATCGCGCTGCATTGGGACCCGGTCACCACCGGGCACCTGTCCGACATAACCGGCATCCCGACCACGACGCTGTCGCCGCAGCTGACCCGGCTGCGCAAGGATGGTCTGATTGAAAGGATCGAAACCTCGGGCTCCTACGCGGGCCATCAGGTCGTCGAACGGTTCCTCAATATCTGGTACCTGATGCGGCACGGAACGCGCCGCATCAGGCAGCGGATGCGCTGGCTCGTCGCGTTCCTGTCGAGCTTCTACTGCAAGGACGAGTTGGAAGAAATCGGTCGGACCGCACGCGCAACGGGCCGCTTCGATCTCTGGACCCGGGAATACGTGCATGCGTTCGAACAGGCGACGCAGATCGCACCAGCGCGCGAGCGTCTCGGCCTGAAGTCGGCGGGGCCCTGCCACAACGACATGATCGTTGCAGACTATCCGGCTTCGCCCGAAGCCAAAAAGGCGAAGGAGATGGGCGACACGGGCGTATCCGTAGGTAGAGACAGAGAGGGTGTAGCTGCGCTCAAGATATTCGAGGAGGTGATCGCTCATTACAGCGACAGCCCAGACCAGCAAGTAAAGAAACAGGTCGCGCGGGCCATGCTCAACAAGGGGATCACGCTAGGCCAGACCGGCGATCCTGCGGCAGAGATCGAGACCTACGACGCGCTCATCGCCCGCTACGGCGACAGCGCCGCCCTCCCGCTGCAGGAACACGTCGCGCGGGCCATGCTCAACAAGGCGGTCACGTTGGGCCAGATCGGCGATCCTGCGGCAGAGATCGAGACCTACGATGCGCTCATCGCCCGCTACGGCGAGAGCGATGCCCTCCCGCTGCAGGAAGAGGTCGCGCAGGCCATGCTCTACAAGGCGGTCACGTTGGGCCAGACCGGCGATCCTGCGGTGGAGCTTGAGGTCTACGACGCTCTCATCGCCCGCTACGGCGAGAGCGACGCCCTCCCGCTGCAGGAACAGGTCGCGCGGGCCATGCTCAACAAGGCGGTCACGTTGGGCCAGACCGGCGATCCTGCGGCGGCGCTTGAGGTCTACGACGCTCTCATCGCCCGCTACGGCGAGAGCGACGCCCTCCCGCTGCAGGAACAGGTCGCGCGGGCCATGCTCAGCAAGGGGATCACGCTGGGCCAGACCGGCGATCCTGCGGCAGAGATCGAGACCTACGACGCTCTCATCGCCCGCTACGGCGACAACGACGCCCTCCCGCTGCAGGAAGAGGTCGCGCAGGCGAAGGTCTCTCTAGCCAATCGCCTGATCGACACTGGCGTCGAGGGGGGCCGAACTGAAGCGCTCTTGAAAAGCGTGACGGAAAGCCACAAAGCCTTGGCTTACGGGAACTTGTTCTGGCTGTATGTTGCATCGAGAGAGCTTTCCAAGGCGAGAGAGACATTGCCCCATCTCGAAGACATGCCGACCGAGGGGCGTGCGTTGATGGATGCAGCGCTTGCCGTTCAGGCAGGAAATTTTGGAGACGCCACGGAGCATCTGAACAAGGCCCTGCAAGGAGGCTTGGTGCCGGAGAGCTGGAATTTCACCGATGACCTGGAACGTTTGCTGCGCCTCTCCATCACGGCTGGACTTGGCGAGCGTTTGGTCGACTGGTTCGAAGAGACTCGTCTGGCTAATCGATATGCCCCGATCCATGCCGCGCTGAAGGCTGCCGTTCATGGCGAGGCAAGCTTGCGCGACGTGAATCCGGAAACCCGTCACGCCGCAGGCCTCATCCTGCCACGCTTGCTCCCTGCTTCAAAGCCTCGGAAAGGCAAGTGA
- a CDS encoding AAA family ATPase produces MHGRENERDTLKRKLKAGQNIHMPAPRRIGKTWTINRLAEDMRKEGWLIVEVDVQGMSAPDKFARRLCQKIQGQLPTTSGLHAAFKNRLEALIGGGWGTNPINVIGQVDPVAFLDALLETLEKEEKQSAIFVDEIAYFVLGFAERNENDAKDFFYELRKLQAEYSNVRWLFTGSIGLNFVAERFGLGGAFVDLTTFILEPFDEAEAGSFLRDPATQMGFNHQFHASDEDLKVLFEELGWLAPYYLKLVGNEVRPSGPEQGGTLTAKPEDLRAAMEKLLEPTRKSEFAVWREHIDKNLPQTDRDLARGVLGRVSAAADGETLDTLQAAMAPAKPKAVRDILDILQSDGLTDLTEGRYRFRSGLIRRYWQQYEAD; encoded by the coding sequence CACTCTGAAACGCAAGCTTAAAGCCGGACAGAACATTCACATGCCGGCCCCTCGTCGCATCGGGAAAACTTGGACAATCAACAGGCTCGCGGAAGACATGCGGAAAGAGGGCTGGCTGATCGTCGAGGTGGATGTCCAAGGCATGTCCGCTCCGGACAAGTTCGCGCGGCGCCTGTGCCAGAAGATTCAAGGTCAGTTGCCCACGACGTCAGGTCTGCATGCAGCCTTCAAAAACCGGCTCGAGGCATTGATCGGGGGAGGTTGGGGCACCAACCCTATCAACGTGATCGGCCAAGTCGACCCCGTGGCCTTCTTGGACGCGCTTTTGGAAACACTAGAGAAGGAAGAGAAGCAATCGGCGATCTTCGTGGACGAGATCGCCTATTTCGTTCTCGGCTTCGCAGAGAGAAATGAGAACGACGCCAAGGACTTCTTCTACGAGCTGAGGAAACTGCAGGCCGAATACTCGAACGTCCGTTGGCTCTTCACCGGCTCGATCGGCCTGAACTTTGTGGCCGAACGGTTCGGCCTTGGCGGCGCGTTCGTGGATCTGACCACGTTCATCCTCGAGCCGTTCGACGAAGCCGAAGCCGGGTCCTTTCTCCGTGATCCGGCCACGCAGATGGGGTTCAACCACCAGTTCCACGCCAGTGACGAAGACCTCAAGGTTTTGTTCGAAGAACTGGGTTGGCTAGCGCCCTACTACCTCAAACTGGTCGGCAATGAAGTCCGCCCATCTGGCCCCGAACAAGGCGGCACGCTGACCGCGAAGCCGGAGGACCTGCGGGCCGCCATGGAAAAACTACTTGAACCGACCCGGAAATCCGAGTTCGCCGTCTGGCGCGAGCATATCGACAAGAACTTGCCCCAGACCGATCGTGACCTCGCGCGCGGGGTGCTGGGCCGTGTGTCGGCCGCTGCGGATGGCGAGACGCTGGACACGCTGCAAGCTGCCATGGCCCCCGCCAAACCGAAAGCCGTGCGGGACATTCTTGACATCCTGCAAAGCGATGGCCTGACTGACCTGACCGAAGGGCGCTACAGGTTCCGGTCCGGCCTGATCCGTCGCTACTGGCAGCAGTACGAGGCGGATTGA